Part of the Callospermophilus lateralis isolate mCalLat2 chromosome 5 unlocalized genomic scaffold, mCalLat2.hap1 SUPER_5_unloc_1, whole genome shotgun sequence genome is shown below.
CCAGAAAGGCTTTGGCTGTTTTGCCAACACCATCTGCTTTATTGACAGCCACAATCAGTTTTCACGGACACTGAGAGACAGAGAGTTAACAGAACCGCACGGAGAGGTCTCAGGGGCAGTGCACTGTTCCCTGCTTTGTCTTGATGCTTAGCCACCTCTGTGTAGATGCTGAATACAGGTCAAGGGCTTGTTAACCTTGTCTGCACTTCTAGAGGTCATTTTCAGTCTCTACAGGGAAAACAGCATCCATAATATTTGAGGCAGGATTTTTGTATAGTGACAAAATAAGTTAAAAGGGCAATGAACATAAAATGTGCCCCAACTTTCTTAAGGAAAACAATAATGGCTTCTTCCACGTTTAAAGAGATTAAACCTTCCCAATCTTCTGCCTCTGAAAGCATAACTGTTAAATTTGATTCTCTATCAGCCTGAGGGTCTGATGTCTCTTCTCTCTAGAAAGACTAGCAGTAGCTgaaataaaaatgtgttttttttttttttttttttaagaaaggaaaGTTGAAGCACATTTTCTCCCTTGTAGTATTTCCTAAATCAGATGTGATAGTCCACTTTTGACAGCCCCTGCTGGGAGGCACTGAAGCAGTGAACACAATACACAGCTTCTGATGCTGTAGCCCTTAGGGTCCAGCATGATTGAGACCCACTGCagaaggtggacagcaggagagGTGCAGgcccagggacagagatggtatgTGGGTAGGGGTAGTAGGTGGATGACAGACAGAGGAGAGAGACATGATCAACAGATAGACTTCCTGTCCATGAAATCCTAACCTGTTGGCAGATGAAGGCTGAGCTCTTTGGAGAATTTGAGATCTTTCCCATGAACTAAAATCACACCATCTGTCCTGTCAGCCTCTGTGGACAAAGTGGAGCAAGGAATGGACACAAACAGCTGCAGTGAAGACAGGGACAGAATTTTCTGAGAGGACAGAGGAGAGAGGGGGCAGTGAGGGAGAGGCTCTGCCACTGTTCCAGAGCCCAGAACCCCAAGAACACAGAACACCAGGGACCCAGTCTGCTCCACATCCTGTGCCTGTCCCGCCTGCTCTCTTACTCTTCTCTAGGCACCTGCGTACGTTTCATGGGAACAGCCTGGCACATGTTTAACTTGGGGAATTGGTGACAATTTTGGTAGACAAACACACAGCCACCTATTAGCCAGCAGCACCCAGGAATTGCTGACCACGCTCTGCCTTCCCCAGAGCCTCTGAGGTCCTACTCTCCTTATTTCCTCCTAGTACAGACTGACAATCCAGGGTCTCAGGGTCTCTGCCTAACAACATACAAGTGATCAGAGAGAGGGCCGTATCCCACCCCAGGGTGCAGCAGAGCACCTCCCTCAGTGTCCTTGGAACGCAGTGTCCTCCCTCTGCCATGGAAAGGTCGGGTCTGGTCCACCCACTGTGTGTGTCATCAGGGAAAAATGAACAGGCTCAGGACAAATGCTTCCAGGATTGCTGCGACCTCAGGAGTGACCCCCATGTGAAGCAAGGACAGCCCTTCTCCCTCTGCAAAGTTGCAGTTTTGGGACAACTAATGCAGCTTTCTAGCACCCTCTGAAGCATAAGAAGGAATATGTACTCCTATTTCCATAAATAatccaaaataaaaacatatttcttaagATGTTGCAGCAAATAAATTGTATATGAAAATTTGAAGATGAGAACACATTTCTATTTGTCAGAAAAACAGGTGATAGAGAAAGATGAGGAAATGCCATGAGGACCTAACAGAGCACCTCAACAGCAGAACAGCAAGCCCTGCTCAGCCATGGCCCTGAGCTCCAGGGTCACCTGCCTGGCTGAACTCACCTCAGAGCACGCTGCGCCTCACCCACATGGTCAGGGAGTGTGGCCTGGCTAAGTCACCAGGAAGAGGAGGGTGGCATCACTCTTGGATTAGGATGCTCACAGGGGACTGGATGATACTTGTTTATTCACACATCCTTTGGGGCCTGGAGGACACTGCAGTTACAGTTAAGGAAGCAGCACATCTCTCTGGGGGCACAGCTCTGGGTCATCCTCATGCCTGTCCTGTCTCCCACTTTGTTCAACTCCAGACTTCACCAATGTTAACAATCCTCTCCACTCTCACACTGTCCACAACGCCTGACCAGTGACATGTAGGAGGAGTTAGTCTGGATTGGTTTATCAAACACaccctgtgtgtgtatgtgtgtgtgtgtgtgtgtgtgtgtgtgtgtgtgtgtatgtgaaaaGATTCACCATCACTGTCCTGAAGCCTGGAAGGAGTCCTCCTCACAGGTCCACCTCACTCTCTTACCTGTCTGCTTGTGCTCCTTGTTTCCTGTCATTCATTGGCCATCTAGGTCATTGTAATTTAGaatttaattttagaaaaaaaaacaacaacaagggagagaatcgaataacagcagatggggtagagagagaagatgggaggagaggggaggggggatagtaggggataggaaaggtagcagaatacaacagtcactaatatggcattatgtaaaaacgtggatgtgtaactgatgtgattctgaaatttgtatttggggtaaaaatgggagttcataacccacatgaatcaaatgtatgaaagatgatatgtcatgagctttgtaatgttatgAACAACcgataaaaaaagaatttaattttaatctatttgtttttatttcaactaCTGACATACAAATTATTGAGAAGTCTCAAAGCACAAACTGATTCattgaaaatttaaaagtttattttaatatattcaccCCGATAAAAATCATGCTTTAAATGTTAAGAGTGGAGGTGTAGTTCAGGGATTATGGTTCCTGCTGAGCATGaatgaagccctgagttcaacaACTAGCTatgcagtaaaataaaataaatcctatCCTGCCTACAAACTGCAAGTATTTCAAACATCGTTGAGTATACACCTGTTGTAGCAGCTACAGTGAAATAGAGGAAGACAGAAGCAAGATCcttcaacatctattttttaaCAGTTCCCTCTCAAAATTTGCAGTGAAATTCTTCTCAACTTTTTTTCTATGTATGTCTGAAACAATGCTTAATATTCACCCTCACATGGAGGTCTTGTGACAGCCTGGTTCCACACGCATACACTGTTGGTCAGGCTGCCTCCTGAGCTGTACCTACCTGTGACCTGCAGGGCTTCAGCCTGTAGATGGCTTATCCTGCCTCCGTGTTCCCCTGGTTTCCTGTTATGCTGTGGGACTCAGCCCTGGGGCCCCTCAAGTGTGGGAGAAACTAAGAAGCTGGGACTTTTCTCCCTGTCTGGAGATGGTCCGTGGCAGCTGAAGCACCTGGACACAACAGGAACCCTGTTGACTCCAGGCTTCAGCATCCAGAAGGCATTTTGTGTTCCAGCAGCACTGCATGACGTGGGGACCTAGGTTGCTAAGGCGTCCGGCCTGTGGCTGGGCATACACTCAGTAGAGAGCACACAGCAGATACAGAGTGAGGAATGGGGTCCTTAGCTGACAAGCTCCCTTCTGCTCCACCAGCCTCACTTAGGTCATGGCCACTTTGTATCCAACTCCTTGCATGAAGTCTCTTCAGCTTGAAATTTGGgatgttttcttttattaaacTGATTTAATGTGGTTACTATGTATCAGGTGATTTAAACAGGAATGTAGTTTCCTAAAGGTGCAGTTTTTCCATGCTCAAATCCATCGATTATAAACTGAGCTGAAATAAAAATGCTTATGCAGAAATCACTCTCTTAAAGACATCAACCAGTTGCACAGTTTATTTTGTAAAGTAAATCCCTGCAGGGAATAGTCATCCAAACATTTTGATATATAGCAATAAGTTGCTTTCTGTTAACCACCAAATCATGCTTCAACATCCAGCTGGAATATGGTATCTCTACACCAGCCTGGAGTATGGTATTTTTCCACCTTAGTAAATTTGTTAGAGTCatatttgacttgcatttctcgcttacaaatatatatatatatatatatatatatatatatatatatatatatatatatatgatttttcatgtttttccatataactACCACTTTACGGAATGACTATGCTCTTTGCACATTTTTTTCTAGTGAAATCTTTTCTTCATAAATATACAGTGATATACAATGGTTTATATATTCAAAACAGTAACTGAGTAGTATGGACTACAACATTTAATTTCAGTGGTTATTTTCATCAGAATTTTCTAAAGTATTGtgtttattttgacaaatttaaTGGTCCTTTTGATGTGTTTCTGTTGGGAAAATCTTTGCACATTGTGGGATTGTCTAAAACATCCCCTTTCAAATTTCTATTGAATGAagttgagttttttgtttgtttgttttgttttttgcttttgtacAGTTAACTGCTGAGACAGCAATAATTTATTTGGCTTGCACTATGCTGAGGATTGTTGGCATGGCCCCTTTCACATAGTTATGAACTTCCAAAGTTAAATATGCTTTTTTATAACTCATTCATTCAAAAAATTTGGTCAATAACTTATAGCTATTTATTCCAATACAGTGTATTCCAGCCACTAGATTTGGTTTACTTAGTGAAAAGAAGAATCTGCTCAACAATGCAATAGCAAGTACAGGCATTATGTAATGTAATTTCATGGATTCATAACTACAGTAAATGGCATTgtttacagaaataaaaagtagTGTCCTAAAAACTATAGGGATGTCCTGAATTCTCCAAATAGCCAAAGCAGCCTTGATGAGAAGAACAGGGCTGGAGCCTCCAGAATGCTCTATTTCAAGTGATTTTTACTACAAGAATAAAAACACAGCACTGTCCTAAGTACAGAAGTGTGTATCAATGGAATTAAGAGCCCCCAAACACACCCACTTATGGTAGGCTATCAGTCTTTGATGAGGGTCCCATGGATGAGGAGTGGGATAGAAGAGTGTGTTCAGTGAATGGCTCAGCAGAAGCTGAACATCTTCCTCAGGAGAAGAGAAGTGAGTCTGTCTTACTCCATAAACACAATTTAAATCAAGTAGAATAAGGCTTAGGTATAAACATGAAATTTtaatctctaaataaataaataacaaagggAAACAGTCCTTCCCACTGGTCTTGATAATGATATTCTGGACAACACCAGAAAACACAATCTACAacatgtaaaaattaaaatgaatgaatacaagATGCTAgaaagtttctgcacagcaaagaaagacATCAACCAGATGCACAGGCAGCCTACCCAACAGAAAACAATATTGGCCAACTGTATAACACATGAGGGGGTAAAATCCACACTACAAGAGCAACTCAAGCAACATGACAGCAAAAATCaaataattcaatttaaaaataggcATTTTTCTGAATTGGACAGACAAGTGGCCAAAAGTTTATGGAAAGCTACTGAGCATCTTGGATGATCAAGAAGAGGGGATTAAAACCAGCTTGAGATACCAGTTCACACACATCAGGGTGGTTATTGACAAAACCATGAAGTCAGGCATTGCAGAACATGTGGAGAACACAGAACACTTGCACCCTGTGGAGGAATCATATATTCTGGCAGCTATAATTGAAAGCTGCCTGAGCCTTTGACATCTACTAAAAATGGGACTCCTAAGGGACTTGGTGAACCCATTTCTGAGTCTGTATCCCATGTAGTGAAATAAGCTCCTCAAGAACATGTTCTCCATATTTATTGTGCTGGTGCCCAGAGGAGGCAAGACATGGAAGCCAACTTCTTGTCTGGCAGAGGTGGATAGATGAGGAAGACGTGGCATGTAGCTGTCTATATCTACAGGCATATAGACATATAGAATGGGTGCCACTCAGTCCACAGAAGGAGATACTGCCACTGAGATCCCATGGGTGGAGAACTCCAGGCGAAGTAAATGAAGGCAGATACAGAAAGACAAGCGGTGCATGGCCTCAGGTCTATGTGGAGTTTAAGTAGGAGGGACAGATGCAGAGAGTAGGTGATGGTTGCCAAGGGCTGGGGTGGTAGGGACATGTTGACAGGGAGGACAAGTTTTCAATTACAATGCAAATACATCTGGAATTATAAAACATAGGACAAGGACTTTGGTTAAGAGTACCATGTGGTATGTGTGAAATTATTCATGAGAGCATATTTTAACTGTGCTCAGTGCAAAGATGTGAGTAAAGATGTGAGGTAATGAATGTGTTAGTTCACTCATTCCAGTAATCACATTCAGCATACCAAATTCTACAACTTTACATTTTATACCTACACATATACAAGTTTTTCTCTTCATTCATACCTCTCTATATTTGATAAGAATCAGTGGACTATAGCTAAACAGAATGACTCTTAGATTGTTATATAACTATTTATTTTTACAGTATTTCAAATTTACAGAGAATTAGCAGGATAAAGATGACTTCTACTAATTCCCATGTACCCTTAACTTCTACACATCTATGAGGAACCCTGTAACTCCTTTTGCTTCACAAGATGTTTTTCTGTCTCCACCTCATCAGTTGAACACTCATAACCACATCCTCTAAATATCAACAATGTGTTTCCTAATAATATGATTTTTCTCCTAGTGAGGAAGAAAATCCTTGTCAACTTAGATATATAAGGTGGATCGGGGAGCTGCATGAGGACCCTGAATGCACAAGCAGAGGACAGAGGAGGTTCACCACTGAGAGGAGCAAAGGGGTGCAGCACTATGGAGTAGGAGCCCAGGAGACGGCACCAGGAGATCTTCATCATCTGATGTGGAGAGAAGGAGAAACCATGGAACCCAAATCCCCTACTTTACTGTTTCCTGAAAGACAGGTCCCACATTCAACATTTTCCTCAGAGCCCCAGTGACATCCTTGTTCCTGAAACTGTAGATTAAGGGGTTCAGCACAGGGGTGAGAATGGTGTAAAACACAGACACCACCATGTCCTTCTGAGGGGTGTGGTAGGAGCTGGGGAGCATGTAGGTGTAGACGGCAGCACCATAGAAGAGTGTGACCACCATCATGTGTGAGGAGCAGGTGGCCAGGGCCTTCCTCCTGCCCTCTGCTGAGTTCATTCTGTGGATGGTGAGGAGGATGCAGGAATAGGATCCTGAAATGACTGTCACAGGGATGAGGATCATGAGGACACAGCACAGGTACATGAGTGTCTCATAGAGTGAGGTGTCTGAGCAGGAGAGCTTCAGTACAGCGGGGACTTCACAGAAGAAGTGCTGGATCTCCTGGGATCTGCAGAATGGGTAGGTCAAGGTGACAGGAGTCAGCATGAAGCCATCCACTGATCCCAGGAACCAGCAGGCAGATGCTAGGAGGAGACACATGTGGTTAATGAGGACTGGATAGCGAAGTGGATGGCAGATGGCCGTgtagcggtcataggccatggcTGCCAGAAGGAAAAACTCAGAACCTACTAGTGTCACATAGAGGAACATCTGTATCCCACATTCAGGGACTGAGATTGTACTCACACCCAGCACCTGGTCCAGGAGCATCTTGGGCACGGTGATGGAGATGGACATCATGTCCATGAGGGACAGCTGGCTGAtaaagaagtacatgggggtatGGAGTTTGGCACTGGAGTGTATCAGAATGATCAGGATAGCATTTCCAGACAAGGCCATCAGGAAAACCAGAAAAATGACCATACAAAGAAGAGCTGGGTGTTGGGATTGCCTGAAGAGTCCCACCAGAATGAAATCTGCCCACCCTGTGTGGTTGGTCATCCAGATGGTGAAGTCCATGAGGCTCCACTTTGGCCACTAAGAAAGCTTTGAGTTAATGTTGTACAGAGGGCTGAAGTGACTTCTTAGCTGCCATACACCTGTGAACCAGCCTGATTGTGCCAACCAGAGGATGTTCCAGAGTCTGTAGATCCTAGGAGTTCAGATGACCTGTAGTaaacaagatttttttaaaagtatctgAAAGCTCACCTGTGGGTGAAGTGAGTTGGTAACTTGTAGTGAGGTTGCAACAGTTCAAGTTcatgagattcctgaagaaagtaGTTTGTTActaccaaatgcatattttcagaATCATTGTTCAAAAAAGTAGGGGA
Proteins encoded:
- the LOC143398963 gene encoding olfactory receptor 2T29-like; the encoded protein is MDFTIWMTNHTGWADFILVGLFRQSQHPALLCMVIFLVFLMALSGNAILIILIHSSAKLHTPMYFFISQLSLMDMMSISITVPKMLLDQVLGVSTISVPECGIQMFLYVTLVGSEFFLLAAMAYDRYTAICHPLRYPVLINHMCLLLASACWFLGSVDGFMLTPVTLTYPFCRSQEIQHFFCEVPAVLKLSCSDTSLYETLMYLCCVLMILIPVTVISGSYSCILLTIHRMNSAEGRRKALATCSSHMMVVTLFYGAAVYTYMLPSSYHTPQKDMVVSVFYTILTPVLNPLIYSFRNKDVTGALRKMLNVGPVFQETVK